Part of the Quercus robur chromosome 5, dhQueRobu3.1, whole genome shotgun sequence genome, ATTGCTATGCACGTAATAGGTTTGAGTAATTTTcttcaaactaatttggagttaaactattttttcatttaacaaaaatacaaaacacaccCTCTAAGTTTGACCTGAATTTATTTTAGTgttctaattttacttttattcgaTTGAGTTCCCTAAGTTTCAAAATTATTCAATCAAAAGCTCCTTTAGTTTCTGTTACACTACACCATTAAACACACCCAAAATGACACTGTTTTCgaatttttcaaatatttactaacaacaattattattttatcattatgtctaaattaaaaattactttaaaaaagtgttttttcaaaaaaaaatctaaaaactttCGCAGTATCTTTCATCATCTACCACGAAGCACAAACCACAGATTACTAAGAAATGTTGATATGGAAACTACTagataccaacaaaaaaaaaaaaaaaaaaaaagtagcgtCGGTCAATAAAAAATTCCTAGGAcgcaaaacacaaaaatgctaGCTGAAAATCACCACTCAACCCATCCAATTTTGATTGTTCTTGAGACAAATTTGCTGCCAACCGCCACAATATTACTCAGAACGAACTAAAGACCTACATTAGTAGAAGTAAGCGTCTGAGTTAGCCTGCCCTGCCCTATTAATGTATTGTATAGTAGAGTATTGTATAGTAGGCGAGCGAGTTAGCGAAGGCACTTAGGCTAATAAATAAGAGAGTGTTGGTGCATAGCCTTCATTCTACTATGCTACGCAAAGGTTACGAAGTCACTTAGCTTGACATGAGGAGAGTCAAGGGGGATTTCGATTTAAATGGCTCCAAGTCGAACGGATTTCTTGAGTCTGGCTCTTTGTTGGACAACCCTAATTTGaactaaaaacattttttgaatttttctttgttaggCAGCATTAGAAAATGTGGACGAATggaaaatccaacaaaaaataaagcttgtttctttgcttctttTCCACTATAATTTCTCAGTAATCAAGCTTAAAGTATTATTGAATTAGTATCTATACTTTATCCATTTTATATTATTCTTTtggacattatttttatttttgtcattttaaattcaaggtttgattctaaaaataataataaattcaagtTTTGATTAGAATGCAATTCTTAGAGGATTGGCAAACTGTCATATTAGTGTATTGTTTGCATTGTATCATAAAactgtatatataaaataatgcaTAGACATGTATATGTAGCAAATTATCTATGTACTGTTCGATACGTAGCtatatcatataataataacaactatGGTTGTTTTTGCTTTTCCCACAGGTTGTATACGATAACCAAGATTCTTGAACCCGAAAAATCCAAATAACTTCAATGGCAAGAGGAGCAAGAGCAATTAATTTTATCGAATAATAACAACTTGTAGCATTACTAAAAACATTAGTATAACATAGAAAAAATAGGTCCACAAATAaggaatataatttaaaaaaattattctccAAACATGTGATTCAGTAGCGATATAAACTCCTCCGCTTTAGCAACAACTACAGGAATGGCAACAAGTGCAATAGccggagaaaatgggcaaatgcccctttcaaaaaaaattccagcattttgccccctttcccaaactaattagaaaaatgccctttttttgaaactcgattttctcaaaatcgaattataaaaaataaaaaataaaaaaaaatttgaagccctatagtggcgttttaaggagcctatagtgacgttttaagggcctatagtgacgttttaaggacctatagtggcgttttgtaactcgatctccatgaagtcgagttacatgcaattttttttttttttttttttacctataactcgatttcatggagatTGAGTTACAAAAAGCCACTATAAATccttaaaacatcactatagactccataaaaacgtcactataggggttaactcgattttgagaaaatcaaatttcaaaagagAGACATTTCCCCAATTAGTTTAGAAAAGATGGCAAAATactggattgtttttttaaaaggggCAAAGGCCAATCTTTTCCTGCAATAGCCTTCTGCAATGTAATTCCAAATTTGTCTTTTATGTCAATATCTTCTGGTGCCATTCGGTCAGGAAGCTTCCAATTAAAGTGGTGAATGAGAGAAGCTAGCAACAAGCTCAGCATTCTTACAGCAAGATCTAAACCTGGGCAAATCCGCCTCCCAGAATCAAATGGCATAAAAGAGAGGTTCATGCCTCTGAAATCCACTTTAGAGTCGATGAACCTTTCTGGTTTAAATTGTGTTGGCTTGTCCCAGTACATGGGATCTCGTGCTATCGCCCATGCATTTACAATCGCTTGGGTGTGTTTAGGAATGGTGTATCCACAAACTTCCACATCAACATGGAAACGAGGAAGGAGAAGAGGTGCTATTGGATGAAGCCGCATTGTTTCTTTAAGCACATCTTGAAGATAGGGAAGTCGTGGGATGTCTTTTTCTTGTATGTTTTCTCCTATTCCAATTGTTTCAGTAAGTTCTTGTTTTGCCTTGGCCATTATGTCAGGATTGCGAAGAAGCTCAGTCATTGCCCATTCAATTGTAGCGCTAGTTTTATCAGTTCCTCCAATGAACAAGTCCTGATAAATTGAGAAGATGTAATTAACCAAAGATGCAATAGAGGTCTTATAAGAAATTATGGAgttcttctatatatatatatatatatatttgataattagGGATGAGAAGATTTAAATTGTGGATAAATCTGTTAAGGCATCAACCAATTAAGCTACATGATTTTAACTAGTTTTGATATTGCTTTAGTTAATTATGTTTGCAAAACCGTAGTCTTATTTTTACATCTAATATATCAGTTCTTCTAGAATTACACCATTTGACTCAAATTTTGCCATATCTTGATGATAGGTGCAATAGTGATTAGTAAATCATCATTTTTTCACATGAACCAACTACTTTTTCTCCTTGACTTACACTCACATGCAcacattatctttgtatattctcaatacttgcaaaatttcaagacaataaaaaatctataactagattatcaatcaaatatttaactttcaagtttttttagttaaaaattataaatcaaatatgagtttatggattaaatagtaaataaagtCGAATTGTCgtgaaatttgatatgtgtgttaagaatatagataaaatgtaatccaatgatgagattttcaaattatttatcccataaaaagttattaagtggtttaatatttcttaaaattatacCAAGTATAACTTAAACTCATCCTATTATATATGAActtggttcaagttacacctgatgtaactcaaagtaatgttacactatccaataacttattattaatttcatattttaaaatattcaaccgttgaattacatgttctatgtGTTCTTAACATACATGTCAATTGGATATAATTGACCAatcgatccataaactcatcttttatgcattattttaaaatacaaaaaattgaatttaaacaattaattgatgatatagttattgattttttatcatttttaaattttgtaagtatagaAAATATacgaaaataatataatttggcggcaaatttatcaaaatttacatctaattaaaaaatattgaatggggtaacattacttaaagttattCTAAGTATAAATTTAAcctaacccatatatatatatatatatatatatatatagagagagagagagagagagagagagagagagagagagagagagagagagagagagagagagagagagagagagagccgtCAGCAAAACTTTGATATTCGGACGGTTAAATTCCTTCTGGCCCTGTTCTTTGCTGAGGTGGAGGACATCTAACAAGTCATCACACCTCGGTGATCCAGATGCTCTAAATTCCAAACGTTGATCAATCATGTTGTCAATCAACCAATGCAGTCGATCGTAAGGAACCTTCGTACTCCGCCTTATACCTTGTAGGTCAAATGGCTTTAGCAAAGGACAAAAGTCTGAAAGATTAGGCTTCCCTCCAAGCTCCATTATACTCCAAATGAGCTCCTTTAGTTCTTTGAATAGCATTTGATTTTGGATCAAATATGTCGACCGAAAATATTGTATTCGATAGTGAATTCAATGTGGTTCCAAACACCAACATCCCAATACTTATGGCCTCCCCAGCTTCACTAGCTTCAACCACACACCTAACCATACCGTCCACTGCTTGATGTCACGAGCCTTGTAGTGTGTTAAATATTAGTattgattgtattgtatttctcaagtaatagaatatacataagtgcctttatataggaggcagtattgtatttct contains:
- the LOC126728236 gene encoding geraniol 8-hydroxylase-like, which translates into the protein MELGGKPNLSDFCPLLKPFDLQGIRRSTKVPYDRLHWLIDNMIDQRLEFRASGSPRCDDLLDVLHLSKEQGQKEFNRPNIKDLFIGGTDKTSATIEWAMTELLRNPDIMAKAKQELTETIGIGENIQEKDIPRLPYLQDVLKETMRLHPIAPLLLPRFHVDVEVCGYTIPKHTQAIVNAWAIARDPMYWDKPTQFKPERFIDSKVDFRGMNLSFMPFDSGRRICPGLDLAVRMLSLLLASLIHHFNWKLPDRMAPEDIDIKDKFGITLQKAIAGKDWPLPLLKKQSSILPSFLN